In a genomic window of Methanobacterium sp.:
- a CDS encoding arsenate reductase ArsC, whose protein sequence is MTNNSKKSVLFICTHNSARSQMAEGIFSHLYGEKYDVYSAGIDPQGVHPMAVQVMDEIGIDISNYRSKSLKEFENMKFDYVVTVCEKAAKTCPIFLGGVNYFKKSFEDPSALEGTEEERIKFFRKIRDEIKDWIENSFIVDIKSQ, encoded by the coding sequence ATGACAAATAATTCCAAAAAAAGTGTTTTATTCATATGTACGCATAATTCTGCCCGTTCACAGATGGCTGAGGGAATATTCAGCCATTTGTATGGTGAAAAATATGATGTTTACAGTGCAGGTATTGATCCGCAGGGAGTTCATCCCATGGCTGTTCAGGTCATGGATGAAATAGGGATTGATATCTCCAATTACAGATCAAAAAGTTTGAAAGAGTTTGAAAATATGAAATTTGACTATGTGGTAACTGTTTGCGAAAAAGCAGCTAAAACATGTCCTATTTTTTTGGGGGGTGTTAACTACTTTAAAAAATCTTTTGAGGATCCTTCTGCGTTAGAAGGAACTGAAGAGGAAAGAATTAAATTTTTCAGGAAAATAAGGGATGAAATTAAGGACTGGATAGAGAATTCATTTATAGTTGATATCAAGAGCCAGTAA
- a CDS encoding 4Fe-4S binding protein: protein MLENKKYVDRSVRDNSYGCEDIESGGCGCGCDEYPDTSLLDNPDRPEFMASSNFIEEFERYAHSLGIKSIGYTRLTPELMIKDKFIQYTNAIVLTMEMDEKILKTAPGTEAQRLNDLFYKKFGDITCRLSDYLRQNGFATEVAHPLEGIVNFSLLAQYAGLGFIGKSGLLITPELGPRLKISAIFSSIANLPVYDRENNEHSWIVEYCDKCGKCAKKCPEKALIQIECCGGDKEIEFMQELCIGCSQGCTYCIKGCPFDQKGYGTIKNRFDKMKAKLMNKGYR, encoded by the coding sequence GTGCTTGAAAATAAAAAATATGTGGACAGATCAGTCAGGGATAACAGCTATGGATGTGAGGATATAGAAAGTGGAGGATGTGGTTGTGGCTGCGATGAATATCCGGATACATCACTTTTAGATAATCCAGATAGGCCAGAATTTATGGCATCTTCAAATTTTATTGAAGAATTTGAAAGATATGCTCATTCACTTGGTATTAAAAGCATAGGATACACACGTCTTACTCCAGAATTAATGATTAAGGATAAATTTATTCAGTATACTAATGCAATTGTACTGACCATGGAAATGGATGAAAAAATCCTCAAAACAGCTCCAGGTACAGAAGCGCAGAGATTAAATGATTTGTTTTATAAAAAATTTGGAGATATAACCTGCAGGCTTTCAGATTACCTTCGCCAGAATGGATTTGCAACTGAAGTTGCTCACCCTCTTGAAGGGATTGTTAACTTCTCTCTGCTTGCTCAATATGCAGGCTTAGGATTTATAGGAAAAAGTGGCCTTCTAATAACTCCAGAGCTTGGCCCCAGACTGAAAATTTCAGCCATATTTAGCAGTATAGCAAATTTACCTGTGTATGATAGAGAGAATAATGAACATTCATGGATAGTGGAATACTGTGATAAATGCGGTAAATGTGCTAAAAAATGCCCTGAAAAGGCATTGATACAGATAGAATGTTGCGGTGGGGATAAAGAGATTGAATTCATGCAAGAACTATGTATAGGATGCAGCCAGGGCTGTACTTACTGTATAAAAGGATGTCCATTTGATCAAAAAGGATATGGCACAATCAAAAATAGATTTGACAAAATGAAGGCTAAGTTAATGAATAAAGGTTACAGGTGA
- a CDS encoding DUF166 domain-containing protein, which produces MLKVVIATDGPYGERAYEYISKEFDTEFIQLEQPASMFADKIEIPEDALKQLESADLLITYTTHPDLTLDLVEILHDKVGWIIVAAWRGEGLKNQLERFGNVTCPENMCDLEENGNPVFDEFVSKFGRPIVKINCQGDKIVDIEVLRSSPCGSTFFVADEMIGQDLEDLPIKAGLRLQHYPCRAPKMRLFADEHKKEMAANLHKEAFEKAIKEKKG; this is translated from the coding sequence ATGTTAAAAGTGGTGATAGCAACAGATGGCCCTTATGGAGAACGGGCTTATGAATACATAAGCAAGGAATTCGATACGGAATTTATACAGCTTGAACAACCTGCTTCCATGTTTGCAGACAAAATTGAAATTCCAGAAGATGCCTTAAAACAACTGGAAAGTGCAGATTTACTGATAACTTATACCACTCACCCTGATCTTACTCTGGATTTAGTTGAAATACTTCACGATAAGGTAGGATGGATAATAGTGGCTGCCTGGAGAGGTGAAGGACTTAAAAATCAGCTTGAAAGATTTGGAAATGTCACCTGCCCTGAAAACATGTGTGACCTTGAGGAAAATGGAAACCCGGTATTTGATGAATTTGTATCTAAATTTGGACGACCCATTGTTAAAATAAACTGTCAGGGAGATAAAATTGTGGATATAGAAGTTTTAAGGTCATCTCCCTGTGGGTCCACGTTTTTTGTAGCTGATGAGATGATTGGTCAGGATTTAGAGGATTTACCTATTAAAGCAGGTCTTAGATTACAGCATTATCCATGCAGGGCTCCAAAGATGAGATTATTTGCTGATGAACATAAAAAAGAAATGGCTGCAAATTTACATAAAGAAGCTTTTGAAAAGGCAATAAAAGAGAAAAAGGGTTAA
- a CDS encoding DNA methyltransferase, which yields MTGSLIEELPKIMKNGKREAQKILDGLSKKNRITLQTNELVLPSKDVSGLFRGKIKEIADNGWFNRLIYGDNLLAMQALLAGDSQTPSMRGKIDLIYIDPPFDSKADYRTKIHLPDVDIEQKPTIIEQFAYSDTWKNGTASYLEMMIPRLILMRELLSEQGSIYVHIDWHLGHYIKVILDEIFGKDKFRNEIIYHYDQGARGKRDFGRKHDTIFRYVMNDSYIFNAEEILVPFESKMTEWRYTKGGQKGKDIPKGKVPSDVWNIKLNAMSKEHLGYATQKPGELIERIIKASSNENSIVADFFAGSGTTGAVAEKLKRKWVMSELGKPACMITRKRLIDQDANPFLYHSIGDYQKEQYEQSEFRTIRDLAHVIVNLYGATPFPPNEGAPANAGYIKQSRTLVVVDSPSKMTGYNTLKRAQDFRNSFAGGWKKVVVLGWNFVSDIGEIISNLNDEDLEVLVIPADLLETLKTKAKYKKLIQSGKVRFSSLQYLKVKPVLKAEYDKNNDKITVELDNYILLSPDALPLDEKNKAKLKSVIAEDPLSLIEYWSIDPDYDGEVFRSKWQDYRQNIANDNDAFKVIRKAELIIPRENRKRKICVKAVDVFGFEGVTVLEVE from the coding sequence ATGACAGGTTCGTTAATAGAGGAATTACCAAAAATAATGAAAAACGGGAAAAGAGAAGCGCAAAAAATTTTGGATGGCCTTTCTAAAAAAAATCGGATCACATTACAGACAAATGAACTTGTATTACCTTCAAAGGATGTATCTGGACTATTTAGGGGGAAAATTAAAGAAATAGCTGACAATGGATGGTTCAACAGACTGATATACGGAGATAACTTACTTGCTATGCAGGCACTACTTGCTGGAGACAGTCAGACCCCTTCAATGCGTGGGAAAATTGATTTAATTTATATTGACCCTCCATTTGACTCAAAAGCTGATTACAGGACAAAAATTCATCTTCCAGACGTAGATATTGAACAAAAACCAACTATCATTGAGCAGTTTGCTTATTCAGATACATGGAAGAATGGAACAGCAAGTTATCTTGAAATGATGATACCGAGACTTATTTTAATGCGTGAGCTTTTATCTGAGCAGGGTTCTATTTATGTGCATATTGACTGGCATTTAGGTCATTATATCAAAGTTATTTTAGATGAAATATTTGGAAAAGATAAGTTTAGAAATGAAATAATATACCATTATGACCAAGGAGCAAGGGGAAAAAGAGATTTTGGCCGTAAACATGATACTATATTTAGATATGTAATGAATGATTCTTATATTTTCAATGCAGAAGAAATTTTAGTGCCATTTGAATCAAAAATGACAGAATGGAGATATACTAAGGGTGGTCAGAAAGGAAAAGACATTCCTAAAGGTAAAGTTCCATCTGATGTCTGGAATATTAAATTAAATGCTATGAGTAAAGAACATTTAGGTTATGCAACCCAAAAACCAGGAGAGCTTATAGAAAGAATAATAAAAGCCTCATCCAATGAAAATTCAATAGTAGCTGATTTCTTTGCAGGATCTGGAACAACAGGAGCAGTTGCAGAAAAACTCAAAAGAAAATGGGTAATGTCTGAACTTGGAAAGCCAGCATGCATGATAACAAGAAAAAGACTCATAGATCAGGATGCAAACCCATTTTTATACCATTCAATCGGAGATTATCAAAAGGAACAGTATGAACAATCTGAGTTTCGTACTATCAGAGATTTAGCTCATGTAATCGTTAATTTATATGGTGCCACTCCTTTCCCACCAAATGAAGGTGCTCCAGCCAATGCAGGATACATTAAACAATCCAGAACGCTTGTAGTTGTTGATTCACCATCTAAAATGACTGGATACAACACTTTAAAACGTGCTCAGGACTTTAGAAATTCATTTGCAGGTGGCTGGAAAAAAGTGGTAGTTCTTGGATGGAACTTTGTATCTGATATCGGAGAGATCATAAGCAACTTAAATGACGAAGATCTTGAAGTACTTGTTATTCCAGCGGATTTATTAGAAACATTAAAAACCAAAGCAAAATATAAGAAACTTATCCAGTCAGGTAAAGTCAGGTTTTCATCTCTTCAGTATCTTAAAGTTAAACCTGTTTTGAAGGCTGAATATGATAAAAACAACGATAAGATAACAGTTGAACTGGATAATTACATTTTACTGTCTCCTGATGCACTGCCACTTGATGAGAAAAATAAAGCAAAGCTTAAAAGCGTTATTGCAGAGGATCCTCTAAGTTTAATAGAATACTGGAGTATTGATCCTGATTATGATGGTGAGGTTTTCCGTAGTAAGTGGCAGGATTACAGGCAAAACATTGCAAATGACAACGATGCTTTCAAGGTGATCCGCAAAGCAGAACTAATCATTCCAAGAGAAAACAGAAAAAGAAAGATCTGTGTTAAGGCTGTAGATGTCTTTGGGTTTGAAGGTGTAACTGTCCTGGAGGTAGAATAG
- a CDS encoding metalloregulator ArsR/SmtB family transcription factor yields MKTCEIIDEGKLHDGQIKRLNEIIAKIPDEEGLQKKSERFKAISDPTRLKILYLLQDGELCVCEILTVLEKPQSTISHHLNVLKNAGFIKGRKEGVWIHYKLVNPKVVDLIEYLAK; encoded by the coding sequence GTGAAAACATGTGAAATTATAGATGAAGGAAAACTGCATGATGGCCAGATTAAAAGATTAAATGAAATTATAGCTAAAATTCCAGATGAGGAAGGATTACAAAAAAAATCAGAACGATTTAAAGCAATTTCTGATCCTACAAGGCTTAAAATACTGTATTTACTTCAAGACGGTGAACTATGTGTTTGTGAAATACTTACAGTGCTTGAAAAACCTCAATCAACAATATCTCATCATTTGAATGTTTTAAAAAATGCAGGATTTATAAAAGGACGAAAAGAAGGGGTCTGGATACATTATAAGCTTGTTAATCCAAAAGTCGTTGATTTAATTGAGTATTTAGCAAAATAA
- a CDS encoding putative zinc-binding protein — MEDKIAVSPCTGMSPYGLVARAACTDAVNENENTISICITATSADKEGFRNLIKKYPVIAVNGCESKCVDKILGQKGVKTAKTLNIMELLNEADLKPSDVARLSEEDEKCVETVKNKIKELLK, encoded by the coding sequence ATGGAAGATAAAATAGCAGTTTCACCATGCACTGGAATGAGTCCTTATGGATTAGTTGCGCGAGCTGCATGTACAGATGCTGTTAATGAAAATGAAAATACAATATCAATTTGTATAACTGCTACATCTGCGGATAAAGAAGGATTCAGAAACTTAATAAAAAAATATCCAGTAATTGCAGTAAATGGATGCGAAAGTAAGTGTGTTGATAAAATACTCGGTCAAAAAGGCGTTAAAACTGCTAAAACATTGAATATAATGGAATTACTAAATGAAGCGGATCTAAAACCTTCTGATGTTGCAAGATTAAGCGAAGAAGATGAAAAATGTGTTGAAACCGTAAAAAATAAAATTAAAGAACTATTAAAGTAA
- a CDS encoding site-2 protease family protein produces MDALWFYAIAFIVIWVLATLFKDELKIEINGPLLMRKTQRLRGFINSIAQISPRFWKYAMNMGIPIAVFFMAYTLYAIIMASTMIFQSPHVVPILPGVDYPGNPLFLPLSYGLIGLVTVIVVHEFAHGILARAEGISIKSIGLLLLAVLPGAFVEPDEEEIKKAKRLSKLRIYAAGSVFNITFAGICIVIVYALSSFFIPTAFHSDGIIVSSVVPTGPSDGVLKEGMVIYSINGQEIKNLTDYTAFRNKIKINDILTFKTNQGTFTVKTEANPNNPTLAYAGFRPADHLVVNKNISDIYGDVIPWTLFFFNTLLSWVGLLNLAIGTINLLPMKPLDGGLIFEELLSARMSENRVNSITTRFKLFLHHKLRLKDEKAREIASGIRKILSLKISEKNVNIIVSSVSWVLLAILVVNIVYGVGRGILLSL; encoded by the coding sequence ATGGACGCTTTATGGTTCTACGCTATTGCATTTATTGTTATATGGGTTTTAGCCACTTTATTTAAGGATGAGTTGAAAATAGAGATTAATGGACCTCTTTTAATGAGGAAAACACAGCGATTAAGAGGTTTTATCAATTCCATTGCTCAAATAAGTCCTCGATTCTGGAAATACGCTATGAACATGGGGATTCCTATAGCAGTATTTTTCATGGCATATACCCTTTATGCAATTATAATGGCTTCAACAATGATCTTTCAATCTCCCCATGTAGTTCCAATCTTACCGGGGGTTGATTATCCTGGAAATCCATTATTTTTACCATTAAGCTATGGATTAATTGGACTTGTAACAGTTATCGTTGTTCATGAGTTTGCACATGGAATTCTTGCAAGAGCTGAGGGCATCAGTATAAAATCCATAGGACTGCTTCTACTTGCAGTTTTACCTGGCGCATTCGTGGAACCTGATGAAGAAGAAATTAAAAAGGCAAAAAGACTTTCAAAGCTTCGGATTTATGCTGCAGGGTCCGTATTTAACATAACTTTCGCAGGTATTTGTATCGTAATTGTTTATGCCTTAAGTAGCTTTTTTATTCCAACTGCTTTTCATTCCGATGGGATTATTGTTTCAAGTGTAGTTCCAACAGGCCCATCTGATGGTGTTTTAAAAGAAGGAATGGTTATTTACAGTATAAATGGGCAGGAAATAAAAAATTTAACAGATTACACTGCATTTCGAAATAAAATAAAAATTAACGATATATTAACCTTTAAAACAAATCAAGGAACTTTTACAGTTAAAACAGAAGCTAATCCCAATAATCCAACTTTGGCTTATGCTGGATTTAGGCCTGCTGATCATTTAGTGGTGAATAAAAATATTTCAGATATTTATGGAGATGTAATTCCATGGACGTTATTTTTCTTTAACACGTTATTATCATGGGTAGGTCTATTGAATCTTGCAATTGGAACCATTAATTTACTTCCAATGAAACCTTTAGACGGCGGATTAATCTTTGAAGAACTTTTAAGTGCTAGAATGTCTGAAAACAGAGTTAATTCCATAACAACAAGATTTAAACTATTTTTACACCATAAATTGAGGCTGAAAGATGAAAAAGCCAGAGAAATAGCATCAGGCATTAGGAAAATTTTAAGTTTAAAAATTTCAGAAAAAAATGTTAATATAATAGTATCAAGTGTTTCATGGGTTCTACTTGCAATTTTAGTAGTCAATATAGTTTATGGTGTTGGACGTGGTATATTACTGTCGCTTTAG
- a CDS encoding molybdopterin molybdotransferase MoeA, which yields MFLSKLIPVKDALSIINTIEVKSDIQKISLEDAYNRVLAEDVEALFDSPSFDRSAMDGYAVKAEDTFGFSDSNPAHLKIVDRIGAGEKSQVTLKNGEAVKIATGAPIPQGADSVVMEEYTYEQDNNLEVSTALTPGENVSPRGEDFKQRDMLLKTGKLLRPQDIGIITSAGYSEINVFKKPKIGVITTGNELVMPKSKLNEAETINSNYYTLKALVESTLATPDVTHCVDDARKVEEQIERFLKSCDAIITTGGTAISKGDVVIDVVNEMGEVLIHGAAIKPGKPFGFGVINETPIFMLSGYPVASMIQFDVFVRDALLKMQNIHRKLPIIKKRSSRKIASSLGRTEYIRAKIDGNSVSPLKIKGSGVIRSMVESDSYILIEENVEGIGEGEECDVLLYDSLKI from the coding sequence ATGTTTTTATCAAAATTAATACCAGTTAAAGATGCATTAAGTATCATAAACACCATAGAAGTTAAAAGTGATATCCAGAAAATTTCTCTTGAAGATGCATACAACAGAGTGCTTGCAGAAGACGTTGAAGCACTTTTTGATTCTCCATCCTTTGACAGATCAGCTATGGATGGATATGCAGTAAAAGCAGAAGATACCTTTGGATTTTCAGATTCAAATCCAGCGCATCTAAAGATTGTTGATAGGATAGGTGCTGGAGAAAAATCACAGGTAACCCTTAAAAATGGAGAAGCTGTTAAAATTGCAACAGGAGCCCCTATTCCTCAAGGTGCTGATAGCGTTGTAATGGAAGAATATACCTACGAGCAGGATAATAATTTAGAAGTTTCAACAGCCCTAACGCCTGGCGAAAATGTTTCCCCCCGTGGAGAGGATTTTAAACAAAGAGACATGCTTTTAAAAACTGGAAAACTTTTAAGACCTCAAGATATTGGGATAATAACATCTGCAGGATACAGTGAAATAAATGTGTTTAAAAAGCCCAAAATTGGCGTGATAACCACAGGAAATGAGCTTGTAATGCCTAAATCTAAACTTAATGAAGCTGAAACAATAAATTCAAATTATTATACTTTAAAAGCGCTTGTGGAAAGCACACTTGCAACTCCCGATGTTACACATTGTGTTGATGATGCTCGAAAGGTAGAGGAGCAAATTGAAAGGTTCTTAAAATCATGTGATGCTATAATAACCACAGGAGGTACTGCAATAAGCAAAGGAGACGTTGTAATTGATGTGGTTAATGAAATGGGTGAAGTATTAATCCATGGTGCGGCTATTAAACCCGGTAAACCTTTTGGATTTGGTGTTATTAATGAAACTCCTATATTCATGCTTTCTGGTTACCCTGTAGCTTCAATGATCCAGTTTGATGTTTTTGTGCGTGATGCACTCCTTAAAATGCAGAATATTCATAGAAAACTTCCTATTATTAAAAAGAGATCATCACGAAAAATTGCTTCATCACTTGGAAGAACAGAATACATAAGGGCAAAAATAGATGGAAATTCTGTATCTCCACTTAAAATTAAAGGATCAGGAGTTATAAGGTCAATGGTTGAATCTGATTCTTATATTTTAATAGAGGAAAATGTGGAAGGTATTGGCGAAGGCGAAGAATGTGATGTTTTACTTTACGATTCATTAAAGATATAA
- a CDS encoding cysteine peptidase family C39 domain-containing protein has protein sequence MKNVVAVLLAVLIIGTTPAVASEYGEITADAMATKGKGADVTAASELVEAVESGETTGIDNETLTANVSGTNTTMSDDPAPAEATGVDTQTYDPTESVDVQFLDLNDSLDNYTVNVTVPQIDTSGIVMQSTDYSCGPAALATVLQNIGINTTEGELKVLAGTDESGTSMYGLVRAVHAKGLSAVGMRLSVDDLKPNMIVHVIKDGEGHYSVVRDVTSESIYLADPSKGNIVLSRKEFSAIFTGNVLVISDPNMQVNQTAEQANNTNTSTVQAENQTLASEEMESIKGQSTVANPETSQILTSEIMESIRGKKLKLKRMITYITYWTYEKWYWVSVEPHRKFSRKHRRVIWYTGYWIYRWVEHRIYLSENFRVY, from the coding sequence ATGAAAAACGTGGTAGCAGTTCTGCTTGCGGTCCTTATTATAGGGACAACGCCGGCGGTTGCCTCAGAATATGGAGAAATAACTGCCGATGCAATGGCAACTAAAGGAAAAGGTGCAGATGTTACAGCCGCATCTGAATTAGTAGAAGCAGTTGAAAGTGGAGAAACAACAGGAATAGATAATGAAACGTTGACTGCGAATGTGTCAGGTACAAATACTACAATGAGCGATGATCCTGCACCAGCAGAGGCTACAGGTGTAGATACACAAACCTATGATCCCACAGAAAGCGTGGATGTACAATTTCTGGATTTAAATGACAGTTTAGATAACTATACTGTCAATGTTACAGTTCCACAAATAGATACAAGTGGAATTGTGATGCAGAGTACAGATTACAGTTGCGGGCCAGCTGCGCTTGCAACAGTCTTGCAAAACATTGGTATAAACACAACAGAAGGGGAACTCAAGGTCCTCGCCGGCACAGATGAAAGCGGAACAAGCATGTACGGCCTGGTACGGGCTGTACATGCTAAAGGTTTAAGTGCAGTGGGAATGAGATTATCAGTAGATGATCTTAAACCCAACATGATAGTTCATGTGATTAAGGATGGCGAAGGCCATTACAGTGTTGTGCGGGATGTAACCAGTGAAAGCATTTACCTTGCAGATCCAAGCAAGGGAAACATTGTACTGAGCAGAAAAGAGTTCAGTGCAATTTTCACCGGGAACGTGTTAGTGATAAGCGATCCTAACATGCAAGTTAATCAAACAGCAGAACAGGCCAACAATACAAATACAAGTACTGTACAGGCAGAAAACCAAACTTTAGCAAGCGAAGAAATGGAGAGCATTAAAGGACAATCAACCGTAGCCAATCCAGAAACCAGCCAAATCCTGACCAGTGAAATTATGGAGAGTATTAGAGGAAAAAAATTAAAACTTAAGAGGATGATCACTTATATAACTTACTGGACTTATGAAAAGTGGTATTGGGTATCTGTTGAACCTCATAGGAAGTTTAGCCGTAAGCATCGCCGTGTTATTTGGTATACTGGTTACTGGATCTACCGTTGGGTTGAACATCGAATTTATTTAAGTGAGAATTTTAGAGTTTATTAA